The Triticum urartu cultivar G1812 chromosome 5, Tu2.1, whole genome shotgun sequence genome contains the following window.
tccaaatgcatgcatatttgcGGTGAGCTACTATGTAAAATGTTCTCCTGTCCAGGTAAGAATTCGGGCATCGAGAGGCGCTACGTGCACCTCGACGAGGAGCTCCTCGGCGCGCACCCGGACTTCAGCGACCGTGCGCTGCTGACCCTCGACGCGCGGATAGACATGGCCTCGGCCGCGATGCCCGAGCTCGCCGTGTCCGCCGCGGCCAGGGCCATCGCCGAGTGGGGGCGCCCGGCCGCCGACGTCACGCACCTCGTCTTCAGCACATACTCCGGTGGGAAGGCCCCCAGCGCCGACCTCCGCCTGGCGTCGCTGCTCGGCCTCTGTCCCACCGTGTCCCGCACCATCCTCAGCCTCCACGGCTGCTCCAGTGGCGGCAGGGCGCTGCAGCTCTCCAAGGAACTCGCCGAGAACAACCGCGGCGCGCGCGTCCTTGTGGCCTACTCCGAGATCACCCTCATCGGGTTCTACGGGCCCCAGGAGGGTCGCCTCGACACCATCCTCGGCAACGGCATATTCGGCGACTGCGCAGGCGCCATCATCGTCGGCGCCGACCCCGTCGACTGCATTGAGCGCCCGCTGTTCGAGATGGCCTTCGCCACGCAGACAACGATACCGGAGACTGAGAACGAGATCACCACACGGCTCATGAAAGGTGGCCTCGACTTCCACGTCTCCATCCGGGTGTCGAAGCTGCTGAAGAGCAACATCGAGCGATGTCTGATCGACACGTTCGAATCTATTGGGATCAGTGCTGAGTGGAATGATCTCTTCTGGGCGATCCACCCTGGTGGCCGTGCGATTTTGGACCACGTTGAGCAACTGCTCGGGCTGGGCGTCGAGAAGCTGGCGGCGAGCCGACGGGTGCTGAGAGAGTACGGGAACATGAGTGCCACCACGGTGATCTTCGTGCTCGATGAGCTGCGCCGGCGTAGGGCAAGGGGAGAAGAGGTGGCCGAGTGGGGTGTGATGATGGCGTTCGGTCCGGGGATCACGATCGAGACCATGGTGCTGCACGCTGCAGGCAGCCTCAAGGAAAACTAGCTATTCTTAAAGAGCAACTGAATCATATGTTTCTGGAGGTTGTGTAGTAACTTGGTGATCTTGGACTGTGCTAGGTTGCTGCAGCAGACACCAAACATGAAGGGTAGACTTATAAGAAACAGCCAACTCTAcctcaaaataaaataaaataaaataaaataagaaagAGCCAACTTAACATGGCTATGTGCATCGACATTGGAGTTTCTCCCTTCATTTATCTTTATTCTATAGCGGTGGCTTTGCCTTGTCTATTAATCAAGGAGAGAATAGAGTTTTACAAGTGTCCCTCAAAACATAACATGGCGATTACTCGCGCAATACAATTTGTCTTAGTTTTCTAGGACCCGTGGTGACCCATAGTTTCACCTCGTCAAAGATGATGTTCAACAAGATTGGTGGCAGGGCACACTTATGCCGAAAGACGCATAAGTTCTCTCGTCCATATTTTCCAAGAGACAAGTATGGTGAGGAAGATCATGGCTCGACTGTTTGGTTTTGCATGCATGTTCTCTTGTCCCACCAATCCTTCAAAAAGCCCTCCAAATGCCAAGTGAATGTATCCATGTGTACAAGGCCTAGCTTCTCTCTTGTCCCACCAATCCTTGAAGGAGCCCTCCAAATGCCAAGTGGATGTATTCATGTGTACAAGGCCTAGCTTCTCGATGACCAATCTCCAAAATTCAAGGGTGTAGCACACTTGAAGGATAGATGAGCTCCGGTTTCTTACTCCCTTTTACAAAGAGGATAAAGTCCACAATTTGCTCACCGACATCTTTCAAACTAATAGGCGTTCCAAGTCTGATCTTGCAATGCCAACCAACCAAAAAAATTGTCTTTTGGAGGGGCCCAAACTATGAGATCCATGGAGGAGTGGGTCATGCCAAGGAATTGAGTCTTATAGGCGGTAGACGCTGAATAGACCCCATCATTCGAGTGCTTCCAAACCGTGTCGTCCTCGGTTTGCTCTTAATGGTGAACCAGCACTTGTGAACATAGTATTTTTCCAGTGATTTATCTATGAACAAAGCACTGCTTCGTGCACATGCATCCAGACATCCAATGTAATGTAAAAATTCAACTTTGGACACCTCATAGCATCAAGACTGAAATAGGAACACAATCTAGACAAAGCACCTCACTCTATGTCACTTGGCCCATCAGTATTTATCATGGTATGTTACAAAATTGCTAGTAGAAGCAAATCTGTATATTTTAAGCCAATATAGGCCAGATTGGTAGAACCGTATGtcaaattttttttcaaaatacgACGCGTTCTGCATCAAATTGGCGGAATTTCGCTCAGGGCGCACCCTGACAAGGCCGGTCCATGTAGCGAGTACGGTTTCTGTAACGAGCTGGTACAATAGCGGCTTGGGCCCTATAATGTTCTTTTTCATCCGACATTTTTTAAACGTgggatgataacccacaagtataggggatcgcaaccgttttcgagggtaaagtattcaacccaaatttattgattcgacacaaggggagccaaagaatattctcaagtattagcagctgagttgtcaattcaaccacacctggaaacttaatatctgcagcaaagtatttaatagcaaagtaatatgatagtagtggtaatggtggtaaaaggtaacggtagccaaagtaatatttttggtgttttgtagtgatgataacaatagcaatggaaaagtaaataagcatagaacaatatatggaaagctcgtaggcaatggatcgctgatggagaattatgccggatgcggttcatcatgtaacagtcataacctagggggacacagaactagctccagttcatcaatgtaatgtaggcatgtattccgaatatagtcatacgtgcttatgaaaaagaacttgcatgacatcttttgtcctaccctcccgtggcagcggggtcctattggaaactaagggatattaaggcctccttttaatagagtatcggaacaaagcattaacacatagtgaatacatgaactcctcaaccTACGGTcgtcaccggtaagtatcccgattattgtcacttcggggttaacggatcataacacataataggtgacaatagacttgcaagattggatcaagaactctcatatattgatgaaaacataataggttcagctctgaaatcatggcactcgggccctagtgacaagtattaagcatagcaaagtcatagcaacatcaatctcagaacatagtggatactagggatcaaaccctaacaaaactaactcgattacatgataaatctcatccaacccatcaccgtccagcaagcctgcgatggaattactcacgcacggcggtgagcattatgaaattggtgatggaggatagttgatgatgacgatggcgatggattcccctctctggagccccgaacggactccagatcagccctcccgagagagtttagggcttggcggcggctccatatcgtaaaaaacgatgaatccttctccctggttttttcccccgaaagtgaatatatggagtccaggttgaggtcggtggagtgtcaggaggcccacgaggcaggggggcgcgcccagggggtagggcgcgcccccaccctcatggacaggtggaggcccccctgacatggatcttccttccagtatttatTATATACTCCAAAATAATtatccgttgattttcaggtcattccaagaacttttatttctgcacacaaataacaccatggcaattctgctgaatactgcgtcagtccgggttagttctattcaaatcatgcaagctagagtccaaaacaagggcaaaagtgtttggaaaagtagatacgacggagacgtatcaactcccccaagcttaaacctttgcttgtcctcaagcaattcagtagATAAACTgtaagtgataaagaaaaacttttaacaactctgtttgctcttgttgttgtaaatatgtaaagccagcattcaagttttcagtaaagattatgaactaatgatacgtctccaacgtatctacttttccaaacactttttcccttgttttggactctaacttgcatgatttgaatggaactaacccggactgacgctgttttcagcaaaattaccatggtgttatttatgtgcaggagcaaacgttctcggaatgacctgaaacttcacggagacacttttcagaaaataagaaaaatacctgccaaacatgaaggccagggggccaccaccttgccacgagggtggggggcgcgccccctacctcatgggccccctgttgcgtctctgactccaactccacctccataaattgagtttcggggagaaaaaaatcaaggagaagaaatcatcgcgttttacgatacgcagccaccgccaagccctaaaacctctcgggagggctgatctggagtctgttcggggctccagagaggggaatccgtcgccatcatcatcatcaaccatcctccatcaccaatttcatgatgctcaccgccgtgcgtgagtaattccatcgtaggcttgctggacggtgatgggttggatgggatctatcatgtaatcgagttagttttgttagggtttgatccctagtgtccactatgttctgagattgatgttgctatgactttgctatgcttaatgcttgtcactagggcccgagtgccatgatttcagatctgaacctattatgttttcatcaatatatgagtgttcttgatcctatcttgcaagtctatagtcacctattatgtgttatgagccgttaaccccgaagtgacaataatcgggatatttaccggtgatgaccgtagtttgaggagttcatgtattcactatgtgttaatgctttgttccggttctctattaaaaggaggccttaatatcccttagttttcgtaaggaccccgctgccacgggagggtaggacaaaaatgtcgtgcaagttcttttccataagcacgtatgactatgttcggaatacatgcctacatttggagctagttctgtgtcaccctaggttatgaatgttacatgatgaaccgcatccggcataattctccatcaccgatccattgcctacgagctttccatatattgttcttcgcttatttacttttccattgctattgctatcatcactacaaaataccaaaaacattacttttactaccattaccttttgttaccgttatcaccactatcatattatttgctactaaacactttgctgcagatattaagtttccaggtgtggttgaattgacaactcagctgctaatacttgggaatattctttggctccccttgtgttgaatcaataaatttgggttgaatactctaccctcgaaaactgttgcgatccctatacttgtgggtcatcaagactattttctggcgccgttgccggggagcgtagctctattctttgagtcacttgggatatatatctgcttatcattatgaagaacttgagagatccaaaaaccaagatctatccctcaactacgaggggaggtaaggaactgccatctagctctactcttgattcaccttctgttatgagtaagtttgcgacacctacacctgcttctgctattcgttctgatatgtcgcatgttattgatgatgccgcttctgctatgcatgatacttatgatgaaactacctctatgcctgatactactatgccacttagtgattttcttgatgaacaacttgctagggctagagaaattgaaaatattgaatttgatgatactgatgaaagtgatgatgaagaaccacttgccattcctaagggttatgtttttgatcaagatgcttctttagctattttagcttgcacaaatagaactgaacttaaaaaattactagctaaatggagtaagcaatctctaaatgatagaatgaaacctgaccctgctttttctacttcacctatctttgttactgataaggattatgaattctctgttgatcctgatataattactttggttgaatctgatccttttcatggttatgaatctgaaactgttgtggcacatcttactaaactgaatgatatagctaccctgttcactaaagatgagagaactcgttacttttatattcttaatatatttccgttctcattaaagggtgatgctaagatatggtttaattctctcgatccttgttgtgtgcgtagtccccaggatatgatttattacttctctgcaagatatttccctgctcataagaaacaagctgctttaagggatatatataattttgtgcaaattgaagaagagagtctccgcaagcttggggaggcttctccaattacttaatgctttgcctgatcatcctcttaagaaaaatgaaatacttgatatcttttataatggactaagtgatgcctccagagattacctggatagttgtgctggtttggttttcagggaaagaacctggatgaagctgaaattctattgaataatatgttgacaaatgaaaataattggacacctccagagcctattcctgagcctattcctaaaccaactgcgatgaagaggggtattctatttctcagtcctgaagatatgcaagaggcaaagaaatctatgaaagaaaagggtattaaatcggaagatgttaagaatttacctcctattgaagaaatacatggtcttaatttaccgcctgttgaagaaacatataatcttaaccctttacctattgaagaaactcatggtcttgataacccgacacatgtagtaaaggtaaattctctctatagatatgataaagttgtaatcccatttactaaaattgctagcccatgcttagatgagtttgataaatttatggctaagcaagaagattttaatgcttattttggtagacaactgaaatataattcaaatatgcttggacacttgggtgattatatggataatgtcaaaggtgaacttaaacttattagtaaacatgcttctatggttaccactcaagtagaacaagtacttaaagctcaaaatgatttgctcaatgaattgagtagtaaagataatgattatgttgttagagtggctagtagaactggtagaatgactcaggaacctttgtatcctgaaggccaccctcagagaaataatatagatgcacctagttcttctaaaaagaagaaaaagaaaaacgatagGACTTtacatgcttctagtgaacctattgttgaaacacccgagaatccaaatgatatttctatttctgatgctgaaacacaacctggtaatgaaactgaaactagtggtaatgttaatgataatgttcatgatgatgctcaacctagtaatgataatgacatagaaattgaacctactgttgatcttgataacccacaatcaaagaatcaacattatgataagaaagattttgttgctaggaaacatggtaaagaaagagaaccatgggttcaaaaacccatgccctttcctcccaaaccatccaagaaaaaggatgatgaggattttgagcgcttcgctgaaatgattagacctatctttttgcgtatgtgattaactgatatgcttaaaacaaatccttatgctaagtatatgaaagatattattacaaataaaagaaagataccggaagctgaaatttccaccatgcttacTAACTAtaattttaagggtggaatactaaagaaacttggagatcccggtgtacccactataccatgctctattaaaagaaattatgttaaaattgctttatgtgatcttggagccggtgttagtgttatgcctctccctttatatcgtagacttgatttcaataagttgacacctactgaaatatctttgcaaatggctgataaatcaactgctatacttgtcggtatttgtgaggatgtgcctgttgtagttgcagacgttactattttaacggactttgttattcttgatattcccgaggacgatagtatgtctattattcttggaagaccctttttgaatactacaggggatgttattgattgcactaaaggcaatgtcacttttcatgttaatggtaatgatcatacggtacactttctgaggaaacaacctcaagttcatagtatcaactctattggaaaaattctatcgattatatttggaggttttgaatttcctcttcctactgtcaagaagaaatatgatattcttattattggggatgtgcatatccccgttgaggtaacatagtgttattcgaaatttctccggttccatgttattcggaatgagttcgtgaacaagacttgatcaaccttgttagtggattccttttgatgatcatgagatggatgaaactagaaggcacaaccttctgtaccccacttttactttctattatttatattaaataaaataaaaacaattatttttctgtttgttatctgattatccgtgcaatataaaaataccctgaaaataaaagttctccaaatgccctgaaatttaaatatgttttttctagaatatttgagaatatttggcactgagaacacagcaggggggtcacccacctgcccacgcgggtggagggcgcgccctaccccctgggtgcgccccctgcctcgtgggcccacgatggccctcctccacttatcctttcacccacacactccttcttcctcccacaaacacgaacaaccagctcaaacctgagtccaagctcgttttgctgccattttcgatctccttgctcaaagcacctctcacaaaactgcttggggagattgttccttggtatgtgactcctccattggtccaattagtttttttctagtgctttattcattgcaaatttttgctgcttaggtgaccctgttcttgagcttgcatgtcaaatttatatggtcaaaagtagttttgatgcatgatataggccctaggcacttgtagcagtagttgctatcaatattattgagttcggtttacttttattttgaagttgctaaaaattttagaatttttcagaaaatgatgaggagactcttgaggggctcatcgagccaaagctcgaaggaaaaggcaccaaagcctaagtataatctgcctcgcaccgtggaggttcgggcgtgtgaatggccttccgaggatttcttgagagcagccaggatttatgaagattttcatgaattggctcagactgcaggccttaccgctttcctccatgaccaatgcaatcaatatctcttgctcacaaatacctttgtgcaaaactttcatttgcattctaggaactcaccacctacggtggagtttcatttatatgatgagcatatataaggagatgtcactttatgatttttgtcggatctttttagtcccttttgggggcaagaaagaagaaccacatcgtgatgatgtggagggatttattgacactatcactgtagcggaaacaaggaaggtttccgatgcacgaatcactagcatacattttcctgttttacgctactttgcattatttgctagtcgttgcttaattggtcgcggaaactgtggaaacctgagtatccctgatattattattttgcaccacggtttatacggtgataactcttttagtatgggcagcattattgccaaacggttaagtctgaaccgtaccaagggccccatctttggaggcatatATGCTACATGCCTAGCtacacattttaacatacctattagacattatgagaaggaagaaaaggtgctgccccatGTTTATTTAGACTATAAAAGTATGGCGGCACATGATTTctttgttaagaatagggaaggagagcttaaatatcaattgttctttaataaacatcatcctgagactattaccatGCTTGcaccttctttgtttgatttgactgtaggcacgtaccttgttccgttgacggctatccatgcctaccggaaccctgcaccagccgaggagctagagccagaaccacaatttgatccttcacgacagtctaattatcagtgggatccggagatgattgtcagccaatGGCAATTGGAGCCTTCCTCGTCtacatcacagtacgaccccaactattattatggatatcaaccaggccagccgtggctttagaccaacttaggccaaaagcctaagcttgggggagtacgtatttctcaccgacattacatttatgttcacacactcattgctagatgtcggtgctcatactttttcattgtatcatccagctagtttacttttctttttatgctttcttcttgtgtgtttaataaaccttaagaaaaccaaaaaaaattagttttaacttttaattagtttactttgcatgcttgtagtagtaattaaaaagaaaacccaaaaatatttcctgttcttcttttgcctgttgggagctttcccgtgtaaatagttttatttcttttcttttctttgggggtcgataggagaagaccattattaacttgttgaagtggctcttatatgcattattgttgatctgacaaaacagcccatattaccttgtcttctctcttgaattgaatgcttgcagattccatcttagtccattgcatgtgcactattattattatccacactattcggtcctgcaagtgaaagacaataatgatgattatatgatgaacttattgagatgagaaaagctggtatgaactcgacctctcttgtttttgtaaatatgattagttcattgttcctgattcagcctattatgaataaacatgtttgcaaggacaattagagattatagttgcttatgccatgcttaattagctaggagcttataatgctttaccttgcgtgccaacatgctattaaaatggttgtgatgtggtatgatagggtggtattctcttttgaatgattcgagtggcttgacttggcacatgttcacgcatgtagttgaaac
Protein-coding sequences here:
- the LOC125505947 gene encoding bisdemethoxycurcumin synthase-like, translating into APSASSTHIIRHVQRSDGPAAVLAIGTANPASCMLRNDYADYYFRVTNSEHHADLKDKLKRICKNSGIERRYVHLDEELLGAHPDFSDRALLTLDARIDMASAAMPELAVSAAARAIAEWGRPAADVTHLVFSTYSGGKAPSADLRLASLLGLCPTVSRTILSLHGCSSGGRALQLSKELAENNRGARVLVAYSEITLIGFYGPQEGRLDTILGNGIFGDCAGAIIVGADPVDCIERPLFEMAFATQTTIPETENEITTRLMKGGLDFHVSIRVSKLLKSNIERCLIDTFESIGISAEWNDLFWAIHPGGRAILDHVEQLLGLGVEKLAASRRVLREYGNMSATTVIFVLDELRRRRARGEEVAEWGVMMAFGPGITIETMVLHAAGSLKEN